One Oncorhynchus mykiss isolate Arlee chromosome 25, USDA_OmykA_1.1, whole genome shotgun sequence genomic window, TCAACTGCCTTGCCCTATCAGAGTAGGCcaagttgttgttgttggttgggTGTTGACCTTTCCTGTAGCTTTTCAGTGCTGTCCCCAGTGTCCAAAACACTACCCTTTACTCACCTGGTCAACATCCTGAACCTCCATTTGTATTCTCAATTTAAAGTCCTCATGTTATTATTGCACTACCATAGTGCGGGGAAAAGCCTTGTCACCGAAGCCAGAGCCAACTACAACTCCTCAAAGTGTTGGATGACTCATAGGGGCAGTGCAGATGACATGTTGCATACCAGAGACACATACCAGAGGTTTTAAAGGACCAGCTTTTCCAGCTATCTAGTCAATGATTATTGTCATGTGTGTATTGTGCTGTTATGTATTTGTCTAAGTCCAATGCCACAACCGAAGTTCCCTATCTTGGAAAAATATGACATTCTATTGAGGATGATGGAGACATCCATAGTGCAGTCCAATCATTTTAAATGCATGGGCTGTTTAGCTAATTTAATCTCAATAGATTACAAGGGGGATATAGTAGTCATATAACTTTCTTACCTGTAAAATGAGCCATTTTAGAAGAGCCTTAACTGTCAGCATATGAGCAACAGCATCACCAGTGACTTGACGTGCAGAAGAAAAAAGATATTCCATCACTGCAGGCTCAGGTttatctgttaaatatatttaaacgGTATACATAACACAATAGTGAGTGTCATAATAATTGATCATATATTTTTACCAGCCACAGATGGAACTATTTTCATCTATATAATTAGTATGTTATTTTTAAGAATGGACATAAATGCATTACATTTGTCTGTTAGTGTTGGGGTTTGGATGTCTCCCTCCCCAGAGAAATGTTCTCCTTTCAGGTTGGTTAGGTCTTCGTTTTCATTGCGAGTGAAACAATCATCATTGATGCAGTTTGTCTTGTCTGTTCCTGCTGGATAACATATAGACATTATGATACcaaatcatttaaaaaacatgTAAGACCTTGTCAATAAATGGTTGTCAGATATAACACTTTGACAACTGCTAACCTTTTCAATATTGACATGCAAAAGACACGGAAGAGACATGCAACCAAAATCAATAAATGTTTCTCATACTACTTGAGTAGTACCTTGattgtcttttatactgacaGGTGCTTTCACTTGGGTGAATCTGTTTTTTATGTTTGACAAGAGTATTTCTAGTTTTCGTAATGACACAAATTTTCTGGATTGGTCTTCATCCTCCAGTACTCCACCAGATGGAGTTTTTGTCTCATCAATGTGATACTGCAGGAGCCTTTCAAAGTCTGATATAATAGCTAGGTCATTATCACCATCATGGCCATCAGTCAAAGTCTCTGAGCTTCCTAGGCTGTAGTCAAGCCACAGGAATTTGTGCTTCCCAAACATGTCCAACAAAGTAGTTATTTCATCTGTGCTGATTTGCTTTTGGATATTCTTGTATTCTTTCAAAAATGCTGTAGCTTTCATCGAGTCTTCTACTGAGGTTGACTGAGACTGTGGTTCTGGTTCATGGAGGTCCAGGTAAGGAAGATCAGGTGGGGGTTCTTGTTCCTCCTCTTCTTGCCCCTTTGGTTCTGGGTCTTCTAAGTCTTTGGAGTCAGTGCTTGGGATCAAAAAGTCCATTGCATTTTCAAAGAAACTCCTAGTACCCTTGTTGACTGATGTGTCTGTAATTTCCTCTTGAGGGGGCCCTACTGAATACTGGTCAGATGGCATGTCTTGATTTTCAAGGGGTTCACTGTGAGAAGTTGATTTGTTCACAATTCCTTCTTGAGTGGGGTCTAGGCCTACTATCTGATCTGATGGCATGTCTTGCTTTTCAGGGGGTTCACTGTGAGAAGTGGAAGTCCCACCCTCTCTTTCAACATTGTGAATAGATTCAATATCCCTATAACTGATTTTCTCAAAATCATCCTGCTCAATCACGTCCACGTTTTCAAAATCCTGCTGCCTATCTTCATCACTAATTGTGCTCTTTACATCTGTTGCTTCTTGATAATTAGACCAACTGTCTGAGAGGAAATTCTCACCTGAATACAATGTATCATGGTCTATTGTTCTCTCTGATTGTGTAATGACATCATAACCTTCATCAGTGGGGGAAAGCTGACTAACTGCATGTGACTGATCAAAGCTATTTCGTCCATCATTGGTTTCCCTATCCTGTAGGCCTAATTCCTGTGCTCTCTCGTTTTCTAGAGTGATCTCATTATACAATCCTTTGGTCCCTTTTGAATGTACTTCCTGGCTACTGACTGATGAGATGTGATTCCTGTCATCTAGCGGCAGATTATTGTCCTCAATTGCTGTCGTCTGGTCACTCGTCATCCCAGATCTATCATTCGGGACGTTTTTCTCATCACTGTCTTTTTGAGATTCATGGGACTCCCTGTGGACATGAATGAAATCTTCTACTGACATGTTTTCTGTGTCTGCCTCCTCAAGGATTTCAGTCTGTCGTTGTTCATTTCCAATTTCTGTCTCAGGGGGAACTAGCTCTGAGCTGTCAGGATACATTTCAATTTTAGCATCAGGTCCGGAACTGCTCTGTGTATTTTCAAAGACATGTGTAGGGAGAGTTGCTTGATCCCCATGGTCTCTCTCAACTTCAACTATTTTCCCTGGTTCtatcccctctgtctcagtaacTTGTTTAGTTGAATCTGCTTCCTCTATCTCAGATGCTTTGTCCACAATATAACGTCCCCCATCATCATTACCTTTATCAGATAGAAGATTGTTACTTGTAGTGTCAGCATTTAGTATAGTTGAGTCTAACACTGGGCCAAGGGTAATGTTTATCATCCCTATGTTATCTACAGGATCGGCCTCAACGTGCCACTCCTTGAAATGATCAGAGGAGGAAAATTCCTCTTGATCAACAACTTCCATTACATTGGAATTACTTTCCTCATAGTTAGAAGATAACCAGTCTTTCAGCAAAACTGAATCTATGTCTCCAAAATGAACATTCTTATCTGGTACCTCTAATGTATTCTCATTCTTGTCCTTACTTTCCCCATCCCCACTTGAGGTAATCAAATGATGTCTTTCCTCTCCTGATACATTTTCAATGACTAGATCAACTCTGACAGGTTCAACTAAAGATAAGTTCAGGATAAGTTCAGCTATGTGAGGGTCCTGGGCATCATGCAGATGGGGGTCGGATGTCTGTGTGAACTCCTCCAGCACTGAAGCATCCTCTGTACCTGGCATGCTTGTCTGACTATATAGCATCCCTACTCTGTCCCCATTGTCCTCTTCTGTTGGGCTCTGAGGCACTAGAATACTGTCGTCTCCTTTCTGATTGGAGGATACCACTTCAATACCTGTAGTGTCAATGTCAATGTCCTCCACCTCAGCATGCATTACAGATGTATCCTCTGATACATTAGGTAGCTCCTCTGTCAGTGTTTCTGCTTTTGTCTGAATAGGAATCGAATCAGAGAGATTTGGAATCCCTGATCCTTCTAAAGCATCCTGACCAACTGAATGATcagtctcaacatcatccagGCTATTTTCAGCAAGGTCAGCAGCAGGACTCTCTTGATGGTGATTAAGGGCATTCGCATCACTATCATGCAAAAGCGCTTCGGGGAGCACAGTTGATATTTTCACATTCTCTTCATTGTCTGGTTTGGGGTCCGACACTATTTGCTTTGGCTCTACATCTCCTTGGGAACTGACAGATTCATTAGTAGTGACGTCATCTAGCTCTAATCTACCTGCAGAATCGTGCTCATCATTTTCATTGATCTCAGCTATAGATTTTTCACGATCATCTTCAAGATTCACTATTCCGGTTGTGTCCTGTAATTGAGGGTTGTGGGACAAAGACATATACTTGCTATTTCCAAGTAGCTGTTTGAATGCCTCCAGCATTTCATTACTGTCGTCTGtgtgatttctgtcatttagCGGCAGATTACTGTCCTCATTTGCTGTCGTCTGGTCATCCGTCATCCCAGATCTATCATTCAGGACGTTTTTCTCGTCACTGTCTTTTTGAGATTCATGGGACACCCAGTGGACATGAATGAAATCTTCCCCTAACATGTTTTCTGTGTCTGCCTCCTCAAGgatttctgtctgtctttgttcATTTCCTGTTACTGTCTCAGGGGGAACTAGATCTGAGCTGTCAGGATACATTTCAATTTTAGCATTGGGTCCGGAATTGCTCTGTGTATATTCAAAGACATGTGTAGAGAAAGTAGCTTCATCCCCGTGGTCTCTCTCAACTTCAACTATTTTCTTTGGTTCtatcccctctgtctcagtaacTTCATTAGTTGAATCTGCTTCCTCTATCTCAGATGCTTTGTCCACAATATAACGTCCCCCATCATCATTACCTTTATCAGATAGAAGATTGTTACTTGTAGTGTCAGCATTTAGTATAGTTGAGTCTAACACTGGGTCAAGGATAATGTTTATAAACCCTATGTTATCTATGGGATCGGTCTCAACGTGCCACTTCTTGGAATGATCAGAGGAGGGAAATTCCTCTTGATCAACAACTTCCATCTCAGCTATAGCTTTTTCAGGATCAACTTCAAGATTCACTATTCCGGTTGTGTCTTGTAATTGAGGGTCGTGTGACAAAGACATATACTTGCTAGTTTCAAGTATTTTATTGGCACTCTGAACCTTATCTATATCTAATGGAGGGGGATGTGGAACCTCATTGCTGTCATTACCATCATTATCATCCTTCCTACCCACAGAAGCCTCAGTAGAATCATATGGGATAGCCGTCTGAGAAGTTAGGGAGGTCTCTGTATCTCCATCTGCTTCTGCCGGTTTTATATCTGTTACCTCATCACTTTGGGCATTTTTATAATTGTTAGTTGTATCGGCCTGAAACGGTGATACCAGAGTGTCAAACATGGATGAGAACACAGACTGTGACTCTGTTTCTGACTGAAGGCTGATATCTTTATCCTCTTCATCCTCAGCTATAAgtatatcctcctcctcctcaacataACCCTGTTCTCCATAAAGGCCTACAATATTGTTATAGATGCtaccataccaccctgcatcttCCTCTTTTCTTAACTCACCATCTTCTTCCTGACTATGACGGTCCATTTGGTTATAATCCTTGTCCTTAATCcttgtctctgttctctctgcctTCTTACCAGTGGTATCTTCTCTCTGGTGCTCTGTTTCTTTTATTTGCTCCACTGTGGCATCATGATGAGACTGACTTGTGCCAAGGTCCTGTGGGTCTATTGTGCCTGTCGATTCATCTCTGCCTGCTGCTTCTATTCTCTCTTCAACCTTATCCTGATTAGATTGACCAAAATGTAAGACATCTCTAATGCCAATATTCAGCCAGGAGTTAGAGGGTGGGGGTTTCTCTTCCACTTCCTTTTCAATGGGCTTCTCCTCTTCTGGAGCTTTTTGACCAAAACCAAAGGCGCTAGTCAGTCCATCTCCAAACCAGCCAGAGTTTTCAGCATTTTTCTTCTCTTCCTTCAATTGGTTCGCAT contains:
- the ctage5 gene encoding transport and Golgi organization protein 1 homolog isoform X2 codes for the protein MFIWHNGIQRDMTIQLGTPFHHSFLTTQFHCGPFYMTGLSRVDMAASQIYIWTFTIFLFPTLTWGLLSDFKICGDSECESLLSRVRATRDHRGKDCRFLNFKKGDVIFVYHKLSGKRDDLWAGSIDRRFGYFPKYAVKVDEIYASTETEVATQKQDFFCIDEYGSLIDNDSSEWDNEENLVSEFQEIAANDAQDSKTSKDAFLSQSFAQSSDETGNKDAIQVVMEDFLDDTKPEPSEQDGSQWIGSTVTGWLSLGGENSDDNPKEDNPEQDSFRSRKLALDIDANQLKEEKKNAENSGWFGDGLTSAFGFGQKAPEEEKPIEKEVEEKPPPSNSWLNIGIRDVLHFGQSNQDKVEERIEAAGRDESTGTIDPQDLGTSQSHHDATVEQIKETEHQREDTTGKKAERTETRIKDKDYNQMDRHSQEEDGELRKEEDAGWYGSIYNNIVGLYGEQGYVEEEEDILIAEDEEDKDISLQSETESQSVFSSMFDTLVSPFQADTTNNYKNAQSDEVTDIKPAEADGDTETSLTSQTAIPYDSTEASVGRKDDNDGNDSNEVPHPPPLDIDKVQSANKILETSKYMSLSHDPQLQDTTGIVNLEVDPEKAIAEMEVVDQEEFPSSDHSKKWHVETDPIDNIGFINIILDPVLDSTILNADTTSNNLLSDKGNDDGGRYIVDKASEIEEADSTNEVTETEGIEPKKIVEVERDHGDEATFSTHVFEYTQSNSGPNAKIEMYPDSSDLVPPETVTGNEQRQTEILEEADTENMLGEDFIHVHWVSHESQKDSDEKNVLNDRSGMTDDQTTANEDSNLPLNDRNHTDDSNEMLEAFKQLLGNSKYMSLSHNPQLQDTTGIVNLEDDREKSIAEINENDEHDSAGRLELDDVTTNESVSSQGDVEPKQIVSDPKPDNEENVKISTVLPEALLHDSDANALNHHQESPAADLAENSLDDVETDHSVGQDALEGSGIPNLSDSIPIQTKAETLTEELPNVSEDTSVMHAEVEDIDIDTTGIEVVSSNQKGDDSILVPQSPTEEDNGDRVGMLYSQTSMPGTEDASVLEEFTQTSDPHLHDAQDPHIAELILNLSLVEPVRVDLVIENVSGEERHHLITSSGDGESKDKNENTLEVPDKNVHFGDIDSVLLKDWLSSNYEESNSNVMEVVDQEEFSSSDHFKEWHVEADPVDNIGMINITLGPVLDSTILNADTTSNNLLSDKGNDDGGRYIVDKASEIEEADSTKQVTETEGIEPGKIVEVERDHGDQATLPTHVFENTQSSSGPDAKIEMYPDSSELVPPETEIGNEQRQTEILEEADTENMSVEDFIHVHRESHESQKDSDEKNVPNDRSGMTSDQTTAIEDNNLPLDDRNHISSVSSQEVHSKGTKGLYNEITLENERAQELGLQDRETNDGRNSFDQSHAVSQLSPTDEGYDVITQSERTIDHDTLYSGENFLSDSWSNYQEATDVKSTISDEDRQQDFENVDVIEQDDFEKISYRDIESIHNVEREGGTSTSHSEPPEKQDMPSDQIVGLDPTQEGIVNKSTSHSEPLENQDMPSDQYSVGPPQEEITDTSVNKGTRSFFENAMDFLIPSTDSKDLEDPEPKGQEEEEQEPPPDLPYLDLHEPEPQSQSTSVEDSMKATAFLKEYKNIQKQISTDEITTLLDMFGKHKFLWLDYSLGSSETLTDGHDGDNDLAIISDFERLLQYHIDETKTPSGGVLEDEDQSRKFVSLRKLEILLSNIKNRFTQVKAPVSIKDNQGTDKTNCINDDCFTRNENEDLTNLKGEHFSGEGDIQTPTLTDKYKPEPAVMEYLFSSARQVTGDAVAHMLTVKALLKWLILQVLSSLPDDIKPGPDLYGLPWEAVIVTALLGLGTLLLFSCRFYQCIKSRLYSSKERRMGLKVAELLDEKCKVLETLSEVQQNYEELETALRNSGVLAHVAERENLEVMSQRLKQSNTQLGNDIEKLKEDLNIQRARRLQQEETIADMQETLKTLEEETRDLKSQTEQAQTTLKIFDMNSERNQNNLEAAKEEKVLLQEKNGQLVQEAEGWGERMSELEEEMRMCESSYTGMLQDATNKDERIKSLTDCLLKMKDWDPVLEDGANREERSGTQGTENGEGHDNHQRRRIQKLIHAAKMNADLKSVDEDKDRVFAKLADEVKAKEDLQEGIKKLENEKASLQTDSEKYTGQVQKLQQKLQIMTEMYQENELKLHRMLTVEERERLQKDEKLTKADKSITLAVEELNSYRQRAQDLEDELEKTNHAYKTQITSQEKKAHNNWLAARGADRDLAEVKRENAHLRQKLTDTQFKLDVVEKDPYTLDNMDRPLFRGERSPYGPSPLHRPASENRAFLSPPTLMDGPLRLSPNFPPVGPGGRVSRGLLDPPGGVDSDRSGGPHSDSGSISPTWERDRRGPPIHPPGYMYLDPGLPYRRPLPGALPMGPLPPRGPGPAEPHSFGHQPDSSFMGNSMGPGENERDSHLSAPGDLRDMRMGPPLLVPPGMGPLPPMDHRDPYFARKGPYGPPDFFSPRGPAPMGMRGPPPPGMFGRVPPPPPQHMGYPPMRPHPDSFPPGPPPRPSPPGSEVSSDQSPSPHDVI
- the ctage5 gene encoding uncharacterized protein ctage5 isoform X4; this encodes MFIWHNGIQRDMTIQLGTPFHHSFLTTQFHCGPFYMTGLSRVDMAASQIYIWTFTIFLFPTLTWGLLSDFKICGDSECESLLSRVRATRDHRGKDCRFLNFKKGDVIFVYHKLSGKRDDLWAGSIDRRFGYFPKYAVKVDEIYASTETEVATQKQDFFCIDEYGSLIDNDSSEWDNEENLVSEFQEIAANDAQDSKTSKDAFLSQSFAQSSDETGNKDAIQVVMEDFLDDTKPEPSEQDGSQWIGSTVTGWLSLGGENSDDNPKEDNPEQDSFRSRKLALDIDANQLKEEKKNAENSGWFGDGLTSAFGFGQKAPEEEKPIEKEVEEKPPPSNSWLNIGIRDVLHFGQSNQDKVEERIEAAGRDESTGTIDPQDLGTSQSHHDATVEQIKETEHQREDTTGKKAERTETRIKDKDYNQMDRHSQEEDGELRKEEDAGWYGSIYNNIVGLYGEQGYVEEEEDILIAEDEEDKDISLQSETESQSVFSSMFDTLVSPFQADTTNNYKNAQSDEVTDIKPAEADGDTETSLTSQTAIPYDSTEASVGRKDDNDGNDSNEVPHPPPLDIDKVQSANKILETSKYMSLSHDPQLQDTTGIVNLEVDPEKAIAEMEVVDQEEFPSSDHSKKWHVETDPIDNIGFINIILDPVLDSTILNADTTSNNLLSDKGNDDGGRYIVDKASEIEEADSTNEVTETEGIEPKKIVEVERDHGDEATFSTHVFEYTQSNSGPNAKIEMYPDSSDLVPPETVTGNEQRQTEILEEADTENMLGEDFIHVHWVSHESQKDSDEKNVLNDRSGMTDDQTTANEDSNLPLNDRNHTDDSNEMLEAFKQLLGNSKYMSLSHNPQLQDTTGIVNLEDDREKSIAEINENDEHDSAGRLELDDVTTNESVSSQGDVEPKQIVSDPKPDNEENVKISTVLPEALLHDSDANALNHHQESPAADLAENSLDDVETDHSVGQDALEGSGIPNLSDSIPIQTKAETLTEELPNVSEDTSVMHAEVEDIDIDTTGIEVVSSNQKGDDSILVPQSPTEEDNGDRVGMLYSQTSMPGTEDASVLEEFTQTSDPHLHDAQDPHIAELILNLSLVEPVRVDLVIENVSGEERHHLITSSGDGESKDKNENTLEVPDKNVHFGDIDSVLLKDWLSSNYEESNSNVMEVVDQEEFSSSDHFKEWHVEADPVDNIGMINITLGPVLDSTILNADTTSNNLLSDKGNDDGGRYIVDKASEIEEADSTKQVTETEGIEPGKIVEVERDHGDQATLPTHVFENTQSSSGPDAKIEMYPDSSELVPPETEIGNEQRQTEILEEADTENMSVEDFIHVHRESHESQKDSDEKNVPNDRSGMTSDQTTAIEDNNLPLDDRNHISSVSSQEVHSKGTKGLYNEITLENERAQELGLQDRETNDGRNSFDQSHAVSQLSPTDEGYDVITQSERTIDHDTLYSGENFLSDSWSNYQEATDVKSTISDEDRQQDFENVDVIEQDDFEKISYRDIESIHNVEREGGTSTSHSEPPEKQDMPSDQIVGLDPTQEGIVNKSTSHSEPLENQDMPSDQYSVGPPQEEITDTSVNKGTRSFFENAMDFLIPSTDSKDLEDPEPKGQEEEEQEPPPDLPYLDLHEPEPQSQSTSVEDSMKATAFLKEYKNIQKQISTDEITTLLDMFGKHKFLWLDYSLGSSETLTDGHDGDNDLAIISDFERLLQYHIDETKTPSGGVLEDEDQSRKFVSLRKLEILLSNIKNRFTQVKAPVSIKDNQAGTDKTNCINDDCFTRNENEDLTNLKGEHFSGEGDIQTPTLTDKYKPEPAVMEYLFSSARQVTGDAVAHMLTVKALLKWLILQVLSSLPDDIKPGPDLYGLPWEAVIVTALLGLGTLLLFSCRFYQCIKSRLYSSKERRMGLKVAELLDEKCKVLETLSEVQQNYEELETALRNSGVLAHVAERENLEVMSQRLKQSNTQLGNDIEKLKEDLNIQRARRLQQEETIADMQETLKTLEEETRDLKSQTEQAQTTLKIFDMNSERNQNNLEAAKEEKVLLQEKNGQLVQEAEGWGERMSELEEEMRMCESSYTGMLQDATNKDERIKSLTDCLLKMKDWDPVLEDGANREERSGTQGTENGEGHDNHQRRRIQKLIHAAKMNADLKSVDEDKDRVFAKLADEVKAKEDLQEGIKKLENEKASLQTDSEKYTGQVQKLQQKLQIMTEMYQENELKLHRMLTVEERERLQKDEKLTKADKSITLAVEELNSYRQRAQDLEDELEKTNHAYKTQITSQEKKAHNNWLAARGADRDLAEVKRENAHLRQKLTDTQFKLDVVEKDPYTLDNMDRPLFRGERSPYGPSPLHRPASENRAFLSPPTLMDGPLRLSPNFPPVGPGGRGYMYLDPGLPYRRPLPGALPMGPLPPRGPGPAEPHSFGHQPDSSFMGNSMGPGENERDSHLSAPGDLRDMRMGPPLLVPPGMGPLPPMDHRDPYFARKGPYGPPDFFSPRGPAPMGMRGPPPPGMFGRVPPPPPQHMGYPPMRPHPDSFPPGPPPRPSPPGSEVSSDQSPSPHDVI
- the ctage5 gene encoding transport and Golgi organization protein 1 homolog isoform X3, with translation MFIWHNGIQRDMTIQLGTPFHHSFLTTQFHCGPFYMTGLSRVDMAASQIYIWTFTIFLFPTLTWGLLSDFKICGDSECESLLSRVRATRDHRGKDCRFLNFKKGDVIFVYHKLSGKRDDLWAGSIDRRFGYFPKYAVKVDEIYASTETEVATQKQDFFCIDEYGSLIDNDSSEWDNEENLVSEFQEIAANDAQDSKTSKDAFLSQSFAQSSDETGNKDAIQVVMEDFLDDTKPEPSEQDGSQWIGSTVTGWLSLGGENSDDNPKEDNPEQDSFRSRKLALDIDANQLKEEKKNAENSGWFGDGLTSAFGFGQKAPEEEKPIEKEVEEKPPPSNSWLNIGIRDVLHFGQSNQDKVEERIEAAGRDESTGTIDPQDLGTSQSHHDATVEQIKETEHQREDTTGKKAERTETRIKDKDYNQMDRHSQEEDGELRKEEDAGWYGSIYNNIVGLYGEQGYVEEEEDILIAEDEEDKDISLQSETESQSVFSSMFDTLVSPFQADTTNNYKNAQSDEVTDIKPAEADGDTETSLTSQTAIPYDSTEASVGRKDDNDGNDSNEVPHPPPLDIDKVQSANKILETSKYMSLSHDPQLQDTTGIVNLEVDPEKAIAEMEVVDQEEFPSSDHSKKWHVETDPIDNIGFINIILDPVLDSTILNADTTSNNLLSDKGNDDGGRYIVDKASEIEEADSTNEVTETEGIEPKKIVEVERDHGDEATFSTHVFEYTQSNSGPNAKIEMYPDSSDLVPPETVTGNEQRQTEILEEADTENMLGEDFIHVHWVSHESQKDSDEKNVLNDRSGMTDDQTTANEDSNLPLNDRNHTDDSNEMLEAFKQLLGNSKYMSLSHNPQLQDTTGIVNLEDDREKSIAEINENDEHDSAGRLELDDVTTNESVSSQGDVEPKQIVSDPKPDNEENVKISTVLPEALLHDSDANALNHHQESPAADLAENSLDDVETDHSVGQDALEGSGIPNLSDSIPIQTKAETLTEELPNVSEDTSVMHAEVEDIDIDTTGIEVVSSNQKGDDSILVPQSPTEEDNGDRVGMLYSQTSMPGTEDASVLEEFTQTSDPHLHDAQDPHIAELILNLSLVEPVRVDLVIENVSGEERHHLITSSGDGESKDKNENTLEVPDKNVHFGDIDSVLLKDWLSSNYEESNSNVMEVVDQEEFSSSDHFKEWHVEADPVDNIGMINITLGPVLDSTILNADTTSNNLLSDKGNDDGGRYIVDKASEIEEADSTKQVTETEGIEPGKIVEVERDHGDQATLPTHVFENTQSSSGPDAKIEMYPDSSELVPPETEIGNEQRQTEILEEADTENMSVEDFIHVHRESHESQKDSDEKNVPNDRSGMTSDQTTAIEDNNLPLDDRNHISSVSSQEVHSKGTKGLYNEITLENERAQELGLQDRETNDGRNSFDQSHAVSQLSPTDEGYDVITQSERTIDHDTLYSGENFLSDSWSNYQEATDVKSTISDEDRQQDFENVDVIEQDDFEKISYRDIESIHNVEREGGTSTSHSEPPEKQDMPSDQIVGLDPTQEGIVNKSTSHSEPLENQDMPSDQYSVGPPQEEITDTSVNKGTRSFFENAMDFLIPSTDSKDLEDPEPKGQEEEEQEPPPDLPYLDLHEPEPQSQSTSVEDSMKATAFLKEYKNIQKQISTDEITTLLDMFGKHKFLWLDYSLGSSETLTDGHDGDNDLAIISDFERLLQYHIDETKTPSGGVLEDEDQSRKFVSLRKLEILLSNIKNRFTQVKAPVSIKDNQAGTDKTNCINDDCFTRNENEDLTNLKGEHFSGEGDIQTPTLTDKFTGDAVAHMLTVKALLKWLILQVLSSLPDDIKPGPDLYGLPWEAVIVTALLGLGTLLLFSCRFYQCIKSRLYSSKERRMGLKVAELLDEKCKVLETLSEVQQNYEELETALRNSGVLAHVAERENLEVMSQRLKQSNTQLGNDIEKLKEDLNIQRARRLQQEETIADMQETLKTLEEETRDLKSQTEQAQTTLKIFDMNSERNQNNLEAAKEEKVLLQEKNGQLVQEAEGWGERMSELEEEMRMCESSYTGMLQDATNKDERIKSLTDCLLKMKDWDPVLEDGANREERSGTQGTENGEGHDNHQRRRIQKLIHAAKMNADLKSVDEDKDRVFAKLADEVKAKEDLQEGIKKLENEKASLQTDSEKYTGQVQKLQQKLQIMTEMYQENELKLHRMLTVEERERLQKDEKLTKADKSITLAVEELNSYRQRAQDLEDELEKTNHAYKTQITSQEKKAHNNWLAARGADRDLAEVKRENAHLRQKLTDTQFKLDVVEKDPYTLDNMDRPLFRGERSPYGPSPLHRPASENRAFLSPPTLMDGPLRLSPNFPPVGPGGRVSRGLLDPPGGVDSDRSGGPHSDSGSISPTWERDRRGPPIHPPGYMYLDPGLPYRRPLPGALPMGPLPPRGPGPAEPHSFGHQPDSSFMGNSMGPGENERDSHLSAPGDLRDMRMGPPLLVPPGMGPLPPMDHRDPYFARKGPYGPPDFFSPRGPAPMGMRGPPPPGMFGRVPPPPPQHMGYPPMRPHPDSFPPGPPPRPSPPGSEVSSDQSPSPHDVI